The proteins below come from a single Portunus trituberculatus isolate SZX2019 chromosome 2, ASM1759143v1, whole genome shotgun sequence genomic window:
- the LOC123503652 gene encoding plasmolipin-like produces the protein MAFPASHTTTTAPPQEGTPEKKIYINTAHLKIYEGKLKIAHLIIAVVVFVSVMASDFPRSSPANWISFVSMGAFWTSAVMLFLHCINAVTLLSVVPWGLLELGYTCLWTFFWFVSGCVAADYASQGAGDAFAVCSFFSFVGMIIFGFNAFIYYKKHREGALSSAPPPRTTTTTTATPTTPSQPPPHADPVPKY, from the exons atGGCCTTCCCTGcaagccacaccaccaccacagcgccACCGCAAGAGGGCACCCCagagaagaaaatttatatCAACACAGCACATCTCAAAATATACGAAGGAAAGCTCAAGATTGCCcatttg ATAATAGCTGTGGTAGTGTTCGTCTCAGTAATGGCAAGCGATTTTCCGCGAAGCAGTCCCGCTAACTGGATCTCCTTCGTGTCAATGGGCGCGTTTTGGACCAGCGCTGTTATGCTGTTCCTCCACTGCATTAACGCTGTGACGCTGCTGTCTGTGGTGCCGTGGGGCctgctg gAACTTGGCTACACATGCCTTTGGACGTTCTTCTGGTTTGTGTCCGGCTGTGTGGCGGCAGACTACGCTAgccaagg AGCGGGGGATGCCTTCGCTGTGTGCTCCTTCTTCAGTTTCGTGGGGATGATAATATTTGGATTCAACGCTTTCATTTATTACAAGAAGCATCGAGAGGGCGCCCTGTCCTCCGCGCCACCAcctcgcaccaccaccaccaccaccgccacgcccaccacgcccTCCCAGCCGCCCCCCCACGCAGACCCAGTGCCGAAATATTAA
- the LOC123503657 gene encoding CKLF-like MARVEL transmembrane domain-containing protein 8, with the protein MESGVVDPGFPDQQQPPPAITTTIYFDKSYLNIRNIPAVLKAAVMVVNLIGYLCSAFSQYNNKAHSEWFCFVSMSGFWFSGILLLLYVLHVIEKFQKVPWLKVELGYCALWALLYLIAASVNIYRGGADSAAGFFGYVAMCIYAADAFLKFKAWRSGELAQGQRQMQQAPELASPGAY; encoded by the exons ATGGAGAGCGGAGTGGTTGACCCGGGGTTCCCTGACCAACAACAGCCTCcaccagccatcaccaccaccatctacttCGATAAATCCTATCTAAATATAAGAAACATTCCAGCTGTTCTCAAAGCTGCTGTTATg gtagTGAATCTGATCGGGTACCTGTGTTCAGCTTTCTCGCAATACAACAACAAGGCTCACAGTGAATGGTTCTGCTTTGTGTCCATGAGTGGATTTTGGTTCAGTGGCATTCTCCTGCTTCTCTACGTCCTTCATGTCATTGAGAAGTTCCAAAAGGTTCCTTGGCTCAAAGTG GAGCTGGGTTACTGTGCATTGTGGGCCCTACTCTACCTTATCGCCGCCTCTGTCAACATCTACCGCGGCGGAGCAGATTCGGCCGCTGGCTTCTTCGGCTACGTTGCCATGTGTATCTACGCCGCCGATGCCTTTCTGAAGTTCAAAGCCTGGCGATCCGGAGAACTAGCACAGGGGCAAAGGCAGATGCAGCAGGCCCCTGAGTTGGCTTCCCCTGGGGCTTACTAG
- the LOC123503637 gene encoding LOW QUALITY PROTEIN: protein FAM151A-like (The sequence of the model RefSeq protein was modified relative to this genomic sequence to represent the inferred CDS: inserted 1 base in 1 codon; deleted 2 bases in 1 codon) — protein sequence MMLEADILQGHLEVTKESDPTLTSTLTPIMAHPPLTTSDLTFKMWLDKVIAANQAGKKKGIKLDFKEIGPLKECLDYLKAQGDKVSFPVWLNADILPGPFDSTATPLPAGEFVSSCVDILPQATLSXGWTTHIPESSAGAVTSGYTRADIDRMCEVLDIHSVTQPVTFPIRAAFLPHSLEALEALLDNVPDSTITIWSSEKDPFDPIAIVTSRDLLGPDAVYIDLPPSQMTQYLEVMGGEGLGGAGKVTASLFPTSTSVLATVGIVLCSALAALYLHE from the exons ATGATGTTAGAGGCGGACATACTGCAAGGTCATCTGGAGGTCACAAAGGAGAGTGACCCAACATTGACCTCGACCTTAACCCCCATCATGGCCCACCCCCCCCTCACCACCTCTGACCTGACCTTCAAAATGTGGCTCGATAAGGTCATAGCAGCCAATcag gctggaaagaaaaaaggaattaaattgGATTTTAAAGAAATTGGACctttgaaggagtgtttggattATCTCAAGGCTCAGGGTGACAAG gtTAGCTTCCCAGTGTGGCTAAATGCGGATATTCTGCCTGGGCCATTTGACAGCACCGCCACACCTCTTCCTGCTGGCGAGTTTGTGTCTAGCTGTGTTGACATTTTGCCACAg GCTACTCTAT TCGGCTGGACCACACACATCCCGGAGAGCAGTGCTGGGGCGGTGACGAGCGGATATACCCGTGCGGATATTGATCGGATGTGTGAGGTGCTGGATATCCACTCGGTCACCCAGCCTGTGACCTTCCCTATCCGTGCggctttcctccctcactccctggaGGCACTCGAAGCTCTGTTGGATAAT gTCCCAGACAGCACCATCACAATCTGGAGCTCCGAGAAAGACCCGTTTGACCCTATTGCTATTGTGACCTCCCGTGACCTCTTGGGACCTGACGCTGTGTACATTGACCTCCCCCCCTCCCAGATGACCCAGTACCTTGAGGTCATGGGGGGGGAGGGCCTGGGGGGGGCAGGAAAG GTCACGGCCTCCCTGTTCCCCACAAGTACCTCTGTGTTAGCAACAGTGGGTATAGTTCTGTGTTCAGCATTGGCAGCACTGTATTtgcatgagtga